Proteins encoded in a region of the Vitis riparia cultivar Riparia Gloire de Montpellier isolate 1030 chromosome 7, EGFV_Vit.rip_1.0, whole genome shotgun sequence genome:
- the LOC117917851 gene encoding uncharacterized protein LOC117917851, which yields MPTAYLSLLYIYLSSFKPHLEFKKRSHILRPLGLSLSLSLSLSLFEVKLSVSYSNTLRFSFCTTQMDEYKRSHVPAFGSWDCNDDLPFTQCFESARQAGLLRYSYSEDRDLYVAGDLYQNDVMTPAMIVVPRRTTRDSYSDEKEEKNQGWVCDVKEPPSPIPTPRRPIPKAVDEDLYKISPSLLRNNKSRRKRVMGFFSSCLLPTCVL from the exons ATGCCTACAGCTTACCTTTCtctcctatatatatatttatcctctTTTAAACCTCACCTagaatttaaaaagagaagCCACATTTTAAGGCCTTtgggtctctctctctctctctctctctctctctctctctttgaagTCAAACTCTCAGTCTCATACTCCAACACACTTCGTTTCAGCTTCTGCACGACACAAATGGAT GAGTACAAGAGGAGCCATGTTCCAGCTTTTGGGAGCTGGGATTGCAACGATGATTTGCCATTCACGCAGTGCTTTGAGTCAGCGAGGCAGGCTGGGTTGCTTCGATACAGCTATTCTGAGGATCGTGATTTGTATGTGGCTGGTGACTTGTACCAGAATGATGTGATGACTCCGGCCATGATTGTCGTGCCTCGTCGAACG ACAAGAGACTCCTACTCagatgagaaagaagagaaaaaccaaGGTTGGGTGTGTGATGTGAAGGAGCCACCAAGTCCCATTCCAACCCCACGAAGACCGATTCCCAAAGCTGTTGACGAAGATTTGTACAAgatctctccctctctccttcGCAACAATAAATCTAGAAGA AAGAGAGTAATGGGCTTCTTTTCAAGCTGCCTCCTTCCTACTTGTGTTCTGTGA
- the LOC117917449 gene encoding uncharacterized protein At5g48480-like, with protein sequence MAQENQNGASKAAAAVTFTAVKPQLFVEAPKATDAVQFYKAAFGAEEVNRTMHPKRKADQELPLILSAEVKIGSYSLLVSDLADDSDALAKTVGTGCTICLETDEVEAAVVKAVAAGATNECATADGESACCGGRVAKLKDPYGFVWLICSPAKKPVDVVA encoded by the exons ATGGCGCAGGAGAATCAGAACGGTGCCTCGAAGGCAGCTGCTGCTGTGACCTTCACTGCTGTGAAGCCACAGCTGTTCGTGGAAGCTCCGAAGGCTACAGACGCCGTACAGTTCTACAAGGCTGCGTTTGGTGCTGAGGAGGTGAACCGTACAATGCATCCCAAGAGGAAGGCTGATCAAGAGCTCCCTCTCATCCTCTCTGCTGAAGTTAAGATCGGTTCCTACTCGCTTCTCGTTTCTGACCTCGCCGATGACTCAGATGCTCT GGCCAAGACTGTTGGAACCGGTTGCACGATCTGCCTGGAGACCGATGAGGTGGAAGCTGCCGTAGTCAAGGCCGTCGCCGCCGGAGCAACCAACGAGTGCGCCACCGCCGACGGCGAGAGCGCGTGCTGCGGCGGGCGCGTGGCTAAGCTGAAGGACCCCTACGGCTTCGTCTGGCTGATATGCTCACCTGCGAAGAAGCCAGTTGACGTGGTAGCCTAG